From the Vulpes lagopus strain Blue_001 chromosome 15, ASM1834538v1, whole genome shotgun sequence genome, one window contains:
- the LOC121476541 gene encoding LOW QUALITY PROTEIN: basic proline-rich protein-like (The sequence of the model RefSeq protein was modified relative to this genomic sequence to represent the inferred CDS: deleted 8 bases in 4 codons) — translation PPPPPAALLPLPPPRGPPPPPPRHSPPPAALLLPPPASPPSPPPRGPPPLLGPPPLPPRPSSSPPPCGPPPSPPPAPPPPPPPRPSSPPPPRPPPPPPPPPPPRPPPPPPRPSPPPRPPPPPPRPSSPPPPPPPPRPSSPPPRGPPPPPPPRPPPPPPPRPPPPPLLPPPRPSSPPPRGPLLPPPRGPPPPPPPRPPPPPPRPPPPPPAAPSLPPPRPPPPPAPPTPPPRGPPPAPPPRPSSPPPPRGPPPPPPPAGPPPPPPPAPPPPPPRGPPPPAPPAPPPPPPRGHPPPPPRALTPPPPRGPPPPPPPRPSSSPPPAAPPLPPPRPPPPPPPRPLLLPPPPRPLLLPPPRGPPPPPPARGPPPAPPPRGPPPAPPPRPSSRPPPRPSSSPPPAALLLPPRGPPTPPRPSSPPPPRPSSPPPPRPSSPPPPPPRGPPAATLRDAVQAGRAFRPRGPPAGGAAARPPAGSHGASAGPDVERRAAEREGRPAGALLWPSAKGCEEDDGAETPEAGSAFTERTRGNAPLLPLSSWSWSFPQVEPMCPNKAHRRRTTGDPFIKVTVVTRAAAALPSLEGGCGHERPRHPARATAPGATTPRDAPAPGSVRGSPAAARATPRPTPRPTPRPAGSDPTSPTCPWQDSRRAAPARPGRCT, via the exons cctccccccccccccgcggccctccttcctctccctcccccccgcggcccgcctcctccccccccgcgccactcccccccccccgcggccctcctcctccccccccccgcgagccctccttccccccccccccgcggccctcctcccctcctcggCCCTCCTCCGCTCCCCCCgcggccctcctcctcccccccgccctgcggccctcctccttccccccccccggcg cctcctcctcctccccccccgcggccctcctcccccccccccccgcggccccctccccccccccccccccccccccccccgcgccctcctcccccccccccgcggccctccccccccccgcgccctccccccccccccccgcggccctcctccccccccccgccccccccccccccgcggccctcctccccccccccccgcggccctcctccccccccccccccgcgccctcctccccccccccccccccgccccccccccccccccctcctcccccccccgcggccctcctccccccccccccgcggccccctcctcccccccccccgcggccctcctcctcccccccccccgcgccctccccctccccccccgcgccctcccccccccccccccgcggccccctccctcccccccccgcgccctcctcccccccccgcg cctcctaccccccccccccgcggccctcctcccgccccccccccgcggccctcctcccccccccccccccgcggccctcctcccccccccccccccgcgggccctcctcctccccccccccccgcg cctcctcctccccccccccgcggccctcctcctcccgccccccccgcg cctcctcctccccccccccgcggccatcctcctccccccccccgcgccctcactcctccccccccccgcggccctcctcctcccccccccccgcggccctcctcctcccccccccccgcggcccctcccctcccccccccgcgccctcctcctcccccccccccgcggcccctcctcctccccccccccccgcggcccctcctcctcccccccccccgcggccctcctcctcccccccccgcccgcggccctcctcccgccccccccccccgcggccctcctcccgccccccccccgcggccctcctcccgcccccccccgcggccctcctcctcccccccccccgcggccctcctcctccccccccgcggccctcctacccccccgcggccctcctcccccccccccccgcggccctcctcccccccccccccgcggccctcctccccccctcctcctcccccccgcggccctcccgCTGCCACCCTCCGGGACGCAGTGCAGGCTGGGAGGGCCTTTCG GCCGCGGGGGCCGCCGGCAGGGGGCgcagccgcccgcccgcccgccgggtcCCACGGGGCCTCGGCCGGGCCCGACGTGGAGCGCAGGGCTGCGGAGCGGGAAGGACGGCCCGCGGGCGCCCTCCTGTGGCCGAGTGCGAAAGGCTGCGAGGAAGACGACGGCGCAG AGACGCCTGAAGCCGGGAGCGCGTTCACCGAACGGACCCGTGGGAACGCACCTCTTCTCCCGCTCAGCTCGTGGTCTTGGAGCTTCCCGCAGGTGGAGCCTATGTGCCCCAACAAAGCGCACAGAAGACGCACCACTGGTGACCCCTTCATCAAGGTCACAGTGGTGACCCGAGCGGCCGCGGCGCTGCCGTCCCTGGAAGGCGGGTGCGGACACGAGCGCCCCCGCCACCCCGCTCGGGCCACCGCGCCTGGAGCCACGACGCCGCGCGACGCCCCTGCCCCGGGCTCCGTTCGCGGcagccccgcggccgcccgggcCACGCCCCGTCCCACGCCCCGTCCCACGCCCCGTCCCGCCGGGTCCGACCCAACAAGCCCCACTTGCCCTTGGCAGGACTCACGGAgggcggccccggcccggcccggccgctgCACTTAG
- the LOC121476357 gene encoding uncharacterized protein LOC121476357, producing the protein MLEIFASLCYSQIKGANWPSDDNMFLCHLGAPDCKDISKARGLFKFSSCSPLLSVRRVVVAATGQKERPWNYPRRAWQCPRGRSSACKAGAGCAERPVFSPHPHSFSCRLLFPIPSQVRSCRQRRTFQAISGARSGRYLMHWGLGSHMRFRHSEAVPLSVTLLLGEIRMRKSGRIHNRTTLGTVSHGREGHVGESAYLRPGWKARKPLNQRGSSASPKCKRGGLTA; encoded by the exons atgttaGAAATCTTCGCAAGTTTGTGTTATTCTCAAATAAAAGGAGCAAACTGGCCAAGTGACGATAATATGTTTCTCTGTCAcctcggggcacctg ATTGTAAAGACATTTCAAAAGCCCGAGGATTGTTCAAGTTTTCATCGTGCTCGCCCCTCCTTAGTGTGAGGAGGGTCGTCGTAGCTGCCACTGGACAAAAAGAAAGGCCTTGGAATTACCCACGCAGGGCCTGGCAGTGTCCTCGTGGACGGTCGTCGGCCTGCAAGGCGGGAGCAGGATGTGCAGAGCGTCCtgtcttctctccccacccccatagcTTCTCCTGCCGCCTCCTTTTCCCGATTCCTTCCCAAGTCCGTTCCTGCAGACAAAGAAGAACGTTCCAGGCTATTTCGGGAGCCAG GTCGGGCCGGTACTTGATGCACTGGGGCCTTGGCAGCCACATGCGGTTCCGTCATTCAGAAGCTGTTCCCTTGAGTGTCACTCTCCTCTTGGGAGAGATCAGGATGAGAAAATCAG GTCGTATCCACAACAGGACCACTCTAGGGACAGTGAGTCACGGAAGAGAAGGACACGTGGGTGAAAGTGCCTATTTAAGACCAGGATGGAAAGCCCGCAAGCCTCTGAACCAGCGCGGGAGCTCCGCTAGCCCCAAATGCAAACGTGGAGGACTCACAGCATAA